A stretch of DNA from Methylogaea oryzae:
AATTACGGTGCCAAAAGAGAAAAGCCCGTCGGAACGGGCTGTCGGGCTGATTTTCAGGAGATTGCGGCGATGAATTGCCGCAGGGCAACAACGGCAGCGGCAATCGGCTGCCGCTCAGGGGGAAATCGCTCGTCCCATGGAGCGCGGACCAATCGAAGGGGCCAAATCAGCCCGGACCATCGGTGGAAGCGCCGCCGTGCAGACGCAGCAACAAAGCCGCCTCCTCGCGGGAAACCCCGCACTCGGATACCAGTTGCGCCTCGTCGGCGCCGCGCTTGATCAAACTGATTGCCGAGTGGTAAGGCTGGTTAAGCTTTTCTTGGGTCCGCTGGCTCTCCATCCAGTCGAACAACTCGCCCAGGCGCTTTTCATCGTGCCCCAGGCGCTGGTCAACGCTCAAAGCCGCCGAGCACAAACCCGCGATGTCGTCCGACTGCCCCGACAGGCGCCGCGTCAAGGTGTCCACTTCGCCACGGAGCAGCGTCACCCGCCGGAAGCAAATAACCAACGCCGACGCCAAGACCAGCAACGCCACGCCACGGCCAACAGCGCCAAAGCCACCGCAGCGAACAACATCCAATCCAAAAGCCCTACTCCCGATTACGCGTAAGTGTCGATGTGCTCCGCCGGAGGAGCCTCCCCACCGCTATTATCCGATTGGCTGGAATCGTCTCCCTCGGTGCTGCCGTCGTCCGGCGGTTTGCGCCGGTTGGATCGCTTGCGCACAAAGCGGTTAGGCTCCTTGCCGAGCGGCCGAACCGGCAATGCCGGCGTAGATACAGGAACATCGGCCATTCCGCCCTCCCGCGAAACCGCTGTAGTCGCTAATAGGTTAGAACAGCGCCATGCCGGCTTTTTCTTCGTCGCTGAACAATTTGTTCAAGTCGAGCAGAATCAGCAGGTGGTTGCCCCGGCTACTGACGCCTTGTATGTAACGGGAGCTTTCGTCGTTGCCGACGTTCGGCGCCGTTTCGATATCGCTGCTGCGCAATTCGACCACCTCCGCAACGCTATCCACCAGGATGCCTATCACCTGGTCCTCCGCCTCGATAATCACGATGCGGGAGGCGTCGTCCGGCTCCTTGGACGACAGCCCGAAGCGATTGCGCAAATCGATCACCGTCACGACGTTGCCGCGCAAATTGATGATGCCGATGACATAGCCCGGCGCTCCCGGCACCGGGGCAATCTCGGTCAGGCGCAAAACCTCCTGCACCTGCATTACGTTGATGCCGTACATCTCATCGCCGAGGCGGAACGTCACCCACTGTATAGGCCCGGTCTGTTTCTCGTTGTTTTCGCTCATGTAGCTCTCCTCGACATTGTTACCCTTCACCACGCGTCGCACGGGTGGCGATTTGCATTCATCGCCGTATAGGCGTCAGCTCGGCCAAATCCACTAGCACACTCAGTCGCTCCGAAACCGTCCCCATCAACCAAGCCCGATGATCGCCGTGCCGATTCGCCCGCCAACGAACGTCTTCCGGTCGCAACTTGACCATTTCGAGTACTTCGTCGCAAGCGAATCCGTAACGTCCCTGCCGGGAAATGATGATCTTACGATAAGGCTCGGCCATGAAATCCCGCCGCATGGATTTTTCTTGACCCAGCAGTAACTCGGCCGTGTGCATGACCCCCAGCGTTTCGCCTTGGTTCTCCACGAGTCCGAGCAACCAGGAAGGCTGGTTAGGCAATGCCGTCACGGACATCGCCGTGAAATCGAAATCCACAATGCGCTTGAGACCCAGCACCGGGGTGGCCAGCGTGAGTCCGCCGATGCGAAAAAACAAGGCATGAAACTCGCCCTCGGCATCTGGCTGCGCCAGCGCTTCGCTTTCAACCGACTCGATAGGCGCAATTTGAGCGACGGCCTCCGTCACAGGCTCAGTGACGGCCGTCAGCGTTTCCACCTCGAGAACCGGAACATCGACGTCCAGTTCCACGTCAGCCTCGGGCACCGTAGCGAGCAACGCCTCCAAATAGGCATCCAGCGCCAACTCCGGCTGCACCAGCATGACCGCAGCGCCTCTCGCCGCCATCACGGGTAACCTCGCCGCCTTTCCGACACCGCGCTACTCATGCAGCAAGAACTCCAGAAACTCAGAATACGCCAACACGGCCTTGGAATGGGCGGCGAACATAACGGGCGGAACGCCTGCCCGGCTGGCATCGCGCAGACGGGTATCGACCGGAATCACCGAACGCCACAAGTTATTTCCGCAACGCTCCTGCAACATCTGTAGGCTTTCCTGCGATTCCTTGGTGCGACGGTCGAACATCGTGGGCAACACCAAATAATCGATCGGCTTGCGGCGCGACCTTCCGATCATGTCGACGGTGCGAAGCATGCGTTCCAACCCCTTGAACGCCAAATATTCCGCCAATACCGGCATGATTAAGCGATCGCAGGCGGCGAGCGCGTTGACCATTAAGACGCCCAGCATAGGCGGGCTGTCGATCAAAATGAAATCGAAGTCATCCGACACCGCGCCCAGGGACGCCGCTATCACCAACCCCATTCCGTCCATGGCGCCCGCTTGGCGATCCAGCGTGGCGAGCACGGGCGAAGCCGGCAGCAATTGCAAACCGTCGAACGCCGTTTCCACCACGTAACGCCGCGGATCGACCGCTTTTTTCGCGCCGGCATCTTGAAACAAGTTGTAGGCGCTGATCTTGATTTCGTCCGGATTTAGGCGGAAATAACTGGTTAGGGAGCCATGCGGATCCAAATCGATCAATAGCGTACGGAAACCCCAGGCTGCCAGGATGCCGCCCAACGTCACAACGGTGGTCGTCTTGCCGACGCCGCCTTTTTGATTGGAGACGGTCCAGATTTTCATGGCGTACGTCCTGTACGCCACCCGACGGGCAGCCTGCGGCGGGGAAACTCAGCGGCTTCGCGACGGTTTGCCATGGCGTTACTCCCTGCGTACACCACGCAACAGGCACAGGTATGCATACGCTTCTAAGCCTTAACCAGAGCGAAGCCGTCAGTGCGTACCGCGAACGGCATCTTGGAACTGCTGGAGGGCGTCTTGCGGGGCTTGTTTATGCCGTGTCTGCCCGACCGGCAAAACGATCAACACCACCCGGCGATTGAGGTTGCGTCCTTCGTCGGTTTTGTTGCTGGCGACCGGCTGATATTCGCTGTACCCGATGGCGGCCATGCGGCGCGGATCTACGCCGTTCCGCATGAATTCGTGCACCACGCTGGCGGCGCGGGCCGCCGACAACTCCCAGTTGGACGGGAACTGCACCGTGCTGATGGGAACGTCGTCGGTATGCCCTTCCACGTGGATCTCATTGGGCGAATTGCGCAACGTGTCTGATATCTGGCGCAGCACCGGCAAAGCGCCTTGGCCCAAATCAGCGCTGCCGCTACCAAACAGCAAGCTGCTTTTCATGTCCACCTCGATCCATTCCGACTCCCTGGTCACCGACACCACTTGATCGCGGATGTAAGGCGCCAAGGTTTCCGCGATCTGTTGCAGCAAAAGATCCAGTTGCGCCTGCTGTTGGTCCGGCGTATTGGCGGAATCGGGGTCCAACGGCTGATTACTGTCGCTCTGCTCCTTCATCATTTCGATGACGCTGCCGCCGCGCTTAATTTCCCCCACCTGAATCGCATCCAGCGACCGCTTGGGATGTCCGTCGGCGAATGCGGTGGACATCGACTCGGCTAATACCTTGTATTTGCCGATGTTGACCACGGAGATCGCGTACATAACCACGAAAAAAGCGAAAAGCAGCGTGATGAAATCGGCGTAAGACACCAGCCAGCGCTCATGATTGATGTGCTCCTCATGCATTTTTTTGCGCTTGGCCATGGCGACTTAGGACTCCTGCAGGAAGCCTTCCAGCTTCAATTCGATATTTCTGGGATTTTCCCCTTCGGCAATAGCGATCAATCCTTCGATGATTAATTCGCGCCGCTGAACCTGGGCGTGAACGTGCGCCTTCAACTTAGCCGCGATAGGCAGAAAGAACAGGTTCGCCAAGCCGACACCGTAAACCGTGGCGACGAACGCCGTGGCGATGCCCGCGCCCAATTTGCTGGGGTCGGACAAATTTTGCATCACGTGGATCAACCCCATGACGGCGCCGATAATCCCGATGGTGGGCGAATACCCGCCCATGGCTTCGAAAATCTTCGACGCGTGGATATCGAACTGCTCCGCCGCCTGCAAATCCACTTCCAGCGCCTCGCGCACCGAACCGCCCTCGTTTCCGTCCGCCAGCATCTGCAAGCCTTTGCGGCAAAAAGGATCCGGCTCCTTCTCGATCAGCGCCTCCAGTCCCAGCAAGCCGTCCTTGCGCGCTTGGCTGCTCCAGGTAATGATCTTTTGGATTTGCGCGCGCAAATCCAAGGGAGGCGGCACGAACAGCCATTTCAGCATTTTCATGCCTCGCACGAAGGTCACCCACGGCGTCTGCAACAACATGGCGCCCAGCGTGCCGCCGAGCACAATGACAATGGCGGGCCCATTGGCCAAAGACGAGACGTGGCCGCCTTCCCACCAGTTGCCGCCAAGAATTGCGCCGAGACCCAGCAGGATCCCTACGATGCTTAAATAATCCATAGCATCACAACGACTTTAGTTCGTTCGCCATCTCGTTCAAATCAAACACCCCATCGGCCAAATTGGCATCGACGATCGCCTTAGGCATGCCATAGACGATGCAGCTCTCCTCGTTTTGCGCCCATACGCTGGCGCCAGCCGCCTTGAGCTTCTCGGCCCCCAGCTTGCCGTCCGAACCCATACCGGTCAGCACCACCGCCAACACCTTGCCGGACAAGTTCTTGGCGATGGAACCGAAGGTAACGTCGGCACAGGGACGATAGTTTTCACCGGCCCGGCTTTCCCGCACCACCAGAGTCTTGCGGGCGCCTTCCGAGAGCTCCATCTGGAAACCGCCCGGCGCCAAATAGGCCACGCCGGCTCTCAACTCGTCGCCGTGTTCCGCTTCTTTTACGCGTATCTTGCAGATTTGGTTCAGCCTTTCGGCAAAACTCTTGGTGAAGCTGCCGGGCATGTGTTGCACCAGCAAAATAGGGAGCGGGAAAGTAGCGGGTATCTCCAGCAGGATTTTCTGCAAAGCCACCGGACCGCCGGTGGAGGACGCGATGGCGACCAAACGCAAGTCGCGCGCACCGACGCGCCGAAAGCGCGGAGCGGGAACCGCGCCGTTGGGTGCCGGCGTCGGCGCTGGCGGCGGC
This window harbors:
- a CDS encoding DUF2802 domain-containing protein — its product is MALLVLASALVICFRRVTLLRGEVDTLTRRLSGQSDDIAGLCSAALSVDQRLGHDEKRLGELFDWMESQRTQEKLNQPYHSAISLIKRGADEAQLVSECGVSREEAALLLRLHGGASTDGPG
- a CDS encoding chemotaxis protein CheW; translation: MSENNEKQTGPIQWVTFRLGDEMYGINVMQVQEVLRLTEIAPVPGAPGYVIGIINLRGNVVTVIDLRNRFGLSSKEPDDASRIVIIEAEDQVIGILVDSVAEVVELRSSDIETAPNVGNDESSRYIQGVSSRGNHLLILLDLNKLFSDEEKAGMALF
- a CDS encoding chemotaxis protein CheW is translated as MLVQPELALDAYLEALLATVPEADVELDVDVPVLEVETLTAVTEPVTEAVAQIAPIESVESEALAQPDAEGEFHALFFRIGGLTLATPVLGLKRIVDFDFTAMSVTALPNQPSWLLGLVENQGETLGVMHTAELLLGQEKSMRRDFMAEPYRKIIISRQGRYGFACDEVLEMVKLRPEDVRWRANRHGDHRAWLMGTVSERLSVLVDLAELTPIRR
- a CDS encoding ParA family protein, which produces MKIWTVSNQKGGVGKTTTVVTLGGILAAWGFRTLLIDLDPHGSLTSYFRLNPDEIKISAYNLFQDAGAKKAVDPRRYVVETAFDGLQLLPASPVLATLDRQAGAMDGMGLVIAASLGAVSDDFDFILIDSPPMLGVLMVNALAACDRLIMPVLAEYLAFKGLERMLRTVDMIGRSRRKPIDYLVLPTMFDRRTKESQESLQMLQERCGNNLWRSVIPVDTRLRDASRAGVPPVMFAAHSKAVLAYSEFLEFLLHE
- the motD gene encoding flagellar motor protein MotD, with amino-acid sequence MAKRKKMHEEHINHERWLVSYADFITLLFAFFVVMYAISVVNIGKYKVLAESMSTAFADGHPKRSLDAIQVGEIKRGGSVIEMMKEQSDSNQPLDPDSANTPDQQQAQLDLLLQQIAETLAPYIRDQVVSVTRESEWIEVDMKSSLLFGSGSADLGQGALPVLRQISDTLRNSPNEIHVEGHTDDVPISTVQFPSNWELSAARAASVVHEFMRNGVDPRRMAAIGYSEYQPVASNKTDEGRNLNRRVVLIVLPVGQTRHKQAPQDALQQFQDAVRGTH
- a CDS encoding flagellar motor protein — protein: MDYLSIVGILLGLGAILGGNWWEGGHVSSLANGPAIVIVLGGTLGAMLLQTPWVTFVRGMKMLKWLFVPPPLDLRAQIQKIITWSSQARKDGLLGLEALIEKEPDPFCRKGLQMLADGNEGGSVREALEVDLQAAEQFDIHASKIFEAMGGYSPTIGIIGAVMGLIHVMQNLSDPSKLGAGIATAFVATVYGVGLANLFFLPIAAKLKAHVHAQVQRRELIIEGLIAIAEGENPRNIELKLEGFLQES
- a CDS encoding protein-glutamate methylesterase/protein-glutamine glutaminase; its protein translation is MTIRVLVVDDSSFIRKRIAEILDQEQDIEIAGYAANGAEAVRKTQELRPDVITMDVEMPVMDGISATKQIMRDCPTPILMFSVSTQAGAKATLDALEAGAMDFLPKQLNEINGDVEVAKRLLRVRVLGLGGQSARFRQQRRVLSAATPSFRTPPPAPTPAPNGAVPAPRFRRVGARDLRLVAIASSTGGPVALQKILLEIPATFPLPILLVQHMPGSFTKSFAERLNQICKIRVKEAEHGDELRAGVAYLAPGGFQMELSEGARKTLVVRESRAGENYRPCADVTFGSIAKNLSGKVLAVVLTGMGSDGKLGAEKLKAAGASVWAQNEESCIVYGMPKAIVDANLADGVFDLNEMANELKSL